From one Thalassobaculum sp. OXR-137 genomic stretch:
- a CDS encoding putative peptidoglycan glycosyltransferase FtsW: MSAIARTDRSILGRWWWTVDRWTVGAVLFIVLIGSLLILAASPAVAERIGVDSFYFVRRQFVILPVAVAVMIGVSMLSPQQVRRLATVGLAGTIVLLFLVPFVGTEIKGAVRWISIGGFSLQPSEFAKPFMAVVTAWMFAEWRRDPAFPGHLIAIGLYALLVALLLSQPDFGMTVMISAIWFGQFFLAGLPMIFVGGLAGLGAAGAVGAYLVFPHVASRVHRFLDPASGDTYQVDRSLEAFVNGGLLGTGPGEGTVKAYLPDAHADFIFSVAGEEFGGLACLLIITLYAFVVLRGYAKLLSETSLFVLIAAAGLLTQIALQALIHMASAVSLMPAKGMTLPFISYGGSSLIALAFAMGMALALTRRRGTDREVLA; the protein is encoded by the coding sequence ATGAGCGCCATCGCCCGCACCGACCGCTCCATTCTCGGCCGCTGGTGGTGGACCGTCGACCGCTGGACCGTGGGCGCCGTCCTGTTCATCGTGCTGATCGGTTCCCTGCTGATCCTGGCCGCCAGCCCGGCCGTCGCCGAGCGCATCGGCGTCGACAGCTTCTATTTCGTGCGCCGCCAGTTCGTGATCCTGCCGGTCGCCGTCGCGGTGATGATCGGCGTGTCCATGCTGTCGCCGCAGCAGGTGCGCCGGCTGGCCACGGTCGGCCTCGCCGGGACCATCGTGCTGCTCTTCCTGGTGCCGTTCGTCGGCACCGAGATCAAGGGAGCCGTGCGCTGGATCAGCATCGGCGGCTTCTCCCTGCAGCCCAGCGAGTTCGCCAAGCCGTTCATGGCTGTGGTGACCGCCTGGATGTTCGCCGAGTGGCGCCGCGATCCGGCGTTCCCCGGCCACCTCATCGCCATCGGCCTGTACGCCCTGCTGGTCGCCCTGCTGCTGTCCCAGCCGGATTTCGGCATGACGGTGATGATCAGCGCCATCTGGTTCGGCCAGTTCTTCCTCGCCGGCCTGCCGATGATCTTCGTCGGTGGCCTCGCCGGCCTGGGCGCTGCCGGTGCGGTCGGCGCCTATCTGGTGTTCCCGCACGTGGCCAGCCGCGTCCACCGCTTCCTCGACCCGGCCTCGGGCGACACCTATCAGGTCGACCGCTCCCTGGAGGCCTTCGTGAACGGCGGCCTGCTCGGCACCGGCCCGGGCGAAGGCACGGTGAAGGCGTACCTGCCGGACGCCCATGCCGACTTTATCTTCTCGGTCGCCGGCGAGGAGTTCGGCGGGCTCGCCTGCCTGCTCATCATCACGCTCTATGCCTTCGTGGTCCTGCGCGGCTACGCCAAGCTGCTGTCGGAGACCAGCCTGTTCGTGCTGATCGCCGCCGCCGGCCTGCTGACCCAGATCGCCCTTCAAGCGCTGATCCACATGGCCTCGGCGGTCAGCCTGATGCCGGCCAAGGGCATGACCCTGCCGTTCATCAGCTACGGCGGCTCGTCGCTGATCGCGCTGGCCTTCGCCATGGGCATGGCGCTGGCCCTGACCCGTCGCCGCGGCACCGACCGGGAGGTGCTGGCATGA
- the murC gene encoding UDP-N-acetylmuramate--L-alanine ligase: protein MRTIPLSIGTLHFVGIGGIGMSGIAEILHNLGYQVQGSDIAENPNVKRLKQLGIPVFIGQTAENVAEAAIVVISTAIKPDNPELVAARERMIPVVHRAEMLGELMRLKWSIAVAGTHGKTTTTSLVAAVLDGGGLDPTVINGGIINAYGTNARLGESEWMVVESDESDGSFVKLPATIAVVTNIDPEHLDFHGSFENLQRAFESFVQNIPFYGFAAMCLDHPTVQALIPRVSDRRIVTYGFGPQSDVRGVDVDITPAGSRFTAIITDRAHGEDRRIENLLLPMYGRHNVQNALAAIAVAAEMGIPDAQMRTALEGFSGVKRRFTKTGEAGGITVIDDYGHHPVEIAAVLSAARAAAGDGRVVAVVQPHRYTRLRDLFEDFCSCFNDADAVIVADVYAAGEVPIDGIGRDALVAGLRSRGHRRVMALTDPVELAAMAVDLCGKGDMVVCLGAGSITNWAQALPGQIAHIVGPEDGGAA, encoded by the coding sequence ATGAGAACGATCCCCCTCTCGATCGGGACCCTGCATTTCGTCGGCATCGGCGGCATCGGCATGAGCGGCATCGCCGAGATCCTGCACAATCTGGGCTATCAGGTGCAGGGCAGCGACATTGCCGAGAACCCGAACGTCAAGCGCCTGAAGCAGCTCGGCATTCCCGTGTTCATCGGCCAGACCGCCGAGAACGTGGCCGAGGCGGCCATCGTCGTCATCTCCACCGCGATCAAGCCGGACAACCCGGAACTGGTCGCAGCGCGCGAGCGGATGATCCCGGTCGTCCACCGGGCCGAGATGCTGGGCGAGCTGATGCGGCTGAAATGGTCGATCGCGGTCGCCGGCACCCACGGCAAGACCACGACCACCTCCCTGGTCGCCGCGGTGCTCGACGGCGGCGGGCTCGATCCGACCGTGATCAACGGCGGCATCATCAACGCCTACGGCACCAACGCCCGCCTCGGCGAGAGCGAGTGGATGGTGGTGGAGAGCGACGAGAGCGATGGCAGCTTCGTGAAGCTGCCGGCGACCATCGCCGTCGTCACCAACATCGACCCGGAACACCTGGACTTCCACGGCTCCTTCGAGAACCTGCAGCGGGCGTTCGAAAGCTTCGTGCAGAACATCCCGTTCTACGGCTTCGCCGCCATGTGCCTCGACCATCCGACGGTGCAGGCGCTGATCCCGCGGGTGTCCGACCGCCGCATCGTGACCTACGGCTTCGGCCCGCAATCGGACGTGCGCGGCGTCGACGTGGACATCACCCCCGCCGGCTCGCGCTTCACCGCGATCATCACCGACCGGGCCCATGGCGAGGACCGGCGGATCGAGAACCTGCTGCTGCCGATGTACGGCCGGCACAACGTGCAGAATGCGCTGGCCGCGATCGCCGTGGCCGCCGAGATGGGCATCCCCGACGCCCAGATGCGCACCGCGCTGGAAGGCTTCTCCGGCGTGAAGCGCCGCTTCACCAAGACCGGCGAGGCCGGCGGCATCACCGTGATCGACGATTACGGCCACCACCCGGTGGAGATCGCGGCCGTGCTGTCCGCCGCCCGGGCCGCCGCCGGCGACGGCCGGGTCGTCGCCGTGGTGCAGCCGCACCGCTACACCCGCCTGCGCGACCTGTTCGAGGATTTCTGCTCCTGCTTCAACGACGCCGACGCGGTGATCGTGGCCGACGTCTATGCCGCCGGCGAGGTGCCGATCGACGGCATCGGCCGCGACGCCCTGGTCGCCGGCCTGCGGTCGCGCGGCCATCGCCGGGTGATGGCGCTGACCGATCCGGTCGAGCTCGCCGCGATGGCGGTCGATCTCTGCGGCAAGGGCGACATGGTCGTGTGCCTGGGTGCGGGCAGCATCACCAACTGGGCCCAGGCGCTGCCGGGTCAGATCGCCCACATCGTCGGCCCCGAAGACGGGGGTGCGGCGTGA
- a CDS encoding D-alanine--D-alanine ligase, whose amino-acid sequence MSRAETHVAVLKGGWSPEREVSLSSGRECAKALRQAGFKVTEIDVDRAIAGKLEAMHPDVCFNALHGPVGEDGTIQGVLNVLGIPYTHSGVRASAVAMDKPTAKDVFSRLGLRCPGGMVVSLDAFENGHPMDPPYVIKPIDQGSSVGVHIVKDGDNYRPTGSDWTFGDRVLVEPFIDGRELTVAVLDGEPLEVTEITSDRGFYDYEAKYAEGGSIHLLPAPIPAAIREEALETARRAHEALGCRGVSRCDFRYDDTKSDPGTLYLLEINTQPGMTPTSLVPEQAAFRGISFPELVARMVEGARCDY is encoded by the coding sequence ATGAGCCGGGCCGAGACCCATGTGGCCGTCCTGAAGGGCGGCTGGTCGCCGGAGCGCGAAGTGTCGCTCTCCTCCGGCCGGGAATGCGCCAAGGCCCTGCGCCAGGCGGGGTTCAAGGTGACCGAGATCGACGTGGACCGCGCCATCGCCGGCAAGCTGGAGGCGATGCACCCGGACGTGTGCTTCAACGCCCTGCACGGCCCCGTCGGCGAGGACGGCACGATCCAGGGCGTGCTGAACGTGCTCGGCATCCCCTATACCCATTCCGGCGTGCGGGCCTCGGCCGTCGCCATGGACAAGCCGACGGCGAAGGACGTGTTCTCGCGCCTCGGCCTGCGCTGCCCGGGCGGCATGGTGGTCAGTCTCGACGCCTTCGAGAACGGCCATCCGATGGACCCGCCCTACGTCATCAAGCCGATCGACCAGGGTTCCAGCGTCGGCGTCCACATCGTGAAGGACGGCGATAACTACCGACCGACCGGCAGCGACTGGACCTTCGGCGACCGGGTGCTGGTGGAACCGTTCATCGACGGCCGCGAGCTGACCGTCGCCGTGCTCGACGGCGAGCCGCTGGAAGTGACCGAGATCACTTCCGACCGCGGCTTCTACGATTACGAGGCCAAGTACGCCGAGGGCGGCTCGATCCACCTGCTGCCGGCGCCGATCCCCGCCGCGATCCGCGAGGAAGCGCTGGAGACGGCCCGCCGCGCCCATGAGGCGCTGGGCTGCCGCGGGGTGAGCCGCTGCGACTTCCGATACGACGACACCAAGTCCGATCCGGGCACGCTGTACCTGCTGGAGATCAACACGCAGCCGGGTATGACCCCGACCTCGCTCGTGCCGGAGCAGGCCGCCTTCCGCGGCATCTCCTTCCCGGAGCTGGTCGCCCGCATGGTGGAGGGGGCCCGATGCGACTACTGA
- the murD gene encoding UDP-N-acetylmuramoyl-L-alanine--D-glutamate ligase — MVSLDFAKDRTYAVMGLGKSGAVAARALAQAGAKVLAWDDTEAGRNHVAGMAGVELVDLAARGLGEVDALILSPGIPHTYPEPHPVAADAKARDLSIIGDVELLLRALPDRRVVAITGTNGKSTTTALIGHILAEAGLKVEVGGNLGRPALEFEDPGRDGVLVLELSSYQLELTPSLAPTVAVWLNITPDHIERHGTLAGYIAAKRRIFAHQPPGSVTVVGVDDEPSHEMAEMLRRDGARLVEISGHEQVVGGVYADHGVLIDARTGQPRRMLELDRAPALPGVHNAQNAAAASAACLALGLSRDAVATAITTFPGLAHRQERVAVCGGVTYVNDSKATNADATARALACYDPIYWIAGGRAKEGGVEPLAPLFSRVKRAYLIGESAGTFVRQIGDACPTVLCRTLDSAVRQAHADAQADGIRGATVLLSPAAASFDQFPNFEVRGQQFSDLVRDLTGDDGDGAAAERRAS, encoded by the coding sequence ATGGTGAGCCTCGACTTCGCGAAAGACAGGACCTACGCCGTCATGGGCCTCGGCAAATCCGGGGCGGTGGCGGCGCGTGCGCTGGCGCAGGCCGGCGCCAAGGTGCTCGCCTGGGACGATACCGAGGCCGGCCGCAACCACGTCGCCGGCATGGCGGGCGTGGAACTGGTCGATCTCGCCGCCCGCGGTCTGGGCGAGGTCGATGCCCTGATCCTGTCGCCGGGCATTCCGCACACCTATCCGGAGCCGCATCCGGTCGCCGCCGATGCCAAGGCGCGCGATCTGTCGATCATCGGCGATGTCGAGCTGCTGCTGCGCGCCCTGCCGGACCGCCGGGTCGTCGCCATCACCGGCACCAACGGCAAGTCCACCACCACCGCCCTGATCGGCCATATCCTCGCCGAGGCCGGCCTGAAGGTTGAGGTCGGCGGCAATCTCGGCCGGCCGGCGCTCGAGTTCGAGGATCCGGGCCGCGACGGCGTGCTGGTGCTCGAACTTAGCTCCTACCAGCTCGAACTCACCCCCTCCCTGGCCCCGACGGTCGCGGTCTGGCTGAACATCACGCCCGACCATATCGAGCGGCACGGCACCCTGGCCGGCTATATCGCCGCCAAACGCCGGATCTTCGCCCACCAGCCTCCAGGCTCGGTCACCGTCGTCGGCGTCGACGACGAGCCGTCCCACGAGATGGCCGAGATGCTGCGCCGCGACGGCGCCCGGCTGGTCGAGATCTCCGGCCACGAGCAGGTCGTCGGCGGCGTCTATGCCGATCACGGGGTCCTGATCGACGCCCGCACCGGCCAGCCGCGCCGGATGCTGGAGCTCGACCGCGCCCCGGCCTTGCCCGGCGTGCACAACGCCCAGAACGCCGCCGCCGCCAGCGCCGCCTGCCTGGCGCTCGGCCTCAGCCGCGACGCCGTCGCGACCGCCATCACCACCTTCCCCGGCCTGGCCCACCGACAGGAGCGGGTCGCGGTTTGCGGCGGGGTGACCTATGTGAACGACAGCAAGGCGACCAATGCCGATGCCACCGCCCGGGCGCTGGCCTGCTACGACCCGATCTACTGGATCGCCGGCGGCCGGGCCAAGGAAGGCGGCGTGGAGCCGCTGGCGCCGCTGTTCAGCCGAGTCAAGCGGGCCTACCTGATCGGCGAGAGTGCCGGCACCTTCGTGCGCCAGATCGGCGACGCCTGCCCGACCGTTCTGTGCCGCACCCTCGACAGTGCCGTGCGCCAGGCCCATGCTGACGCCCAGGCGGACGGCATCCGCGGCGCCACGGTCCTGCTCTCCCCGGCCGCCGCCAGCTTCGACCAGTTCCCCAACTTCGAGGTCCGCGGCCAGCAGTTCAGCGATCTGGTCCGCGACCTGACCGGCGACGACGGCGACGGCGCCGCGGCGGAACGGAGGGCCTCATGA
- the murG gene encoding undecaprenyldiphospho-muramoylpentapeptide beta-N-acetylglucosaminyltransferase has protein sequence MTQATQQRPIVLASGGTGGHVFPAKALAELLAARGHRVALVTDTRGGAFDDASAGIEVHKIRAGGIAGRGFVPKLKGAAQLLLGWFDARRLMGKLQPAVVVGFGGYASVPTVLAAGGRGIPVVLHEQNAVIGRANRLLATQASAIATCFETVEKIPASDRRKVVLVGNPVREAVKAVRDMDPVPLTENGPREILVTGGSQGASVFAELIPAAIALLPEPIRARLRIAQQARPAEVDQVVAAYAAIGVTADVRRFFDDMPERLRAAHLLICRSGASTVAENTVAGRPALLVPYPSAIDDHQTANARAIEAADGALVLPQADLRPADIAELLSDLLDDTDRLSAMTAAARAYGRPNAVEDLAALVLSTAGLVGTAATGAAATQAPATRSAAA, from the coding sequence ATGACCCAGGCCACCCAACAGCGCCCCATCGTCCTCGCCTCCGGCGGCACCGGCGGCCACGTCTTCCCGGCCAAGGCCCTGGCCGAGTTGCTGGCCGCACGCGGCCACCGCGTGGCCCTGGTGACCGACACCCGCGGCGGCGCCTTCGACGATGCGTCCGCAGGCATCGAGGTCCACAAGATCCGCGCCGGCGGCATCGCCGGGCGCGGCTTCGTGCCGAAGCTCAAGGGTGCCGCCCAGCTGCTGCTCGGCTGGTTCGACGCCCGCCGCCTCATGGGCAAGCTGCAGCCCGCCGTCGTCGTCGGCTTCGGCGGCTATGCCAGCGTGCCGACGGTGCTCGCCGCCGGCGGCCGCGGCATCCCGGTCGTCCTGCACGAGCAGAACGCGGTGATCGGCCGGGCCAATCGGCTGCTGGCCACGCAGGCGTCTGCCATCGCCACCTGCTTCGAGACGGTCGAGAAGATCCCGGCCTCCGACCGCCGCAAGGTCGTCCTGGTCGGCAATCCGGTGCGCGAGGCGGTGAAGGCCGTACGCGACATGGATCCGGTGCCGCTGACGGAGAACGGTCCGCGCGAGATCCTGGTGACCGGCGGCAGCCAGGGCGCCAGCGTCTTCGCCGAGTTGATCCCGGCCGCGATCGCCCTGCTGCCCGAGCCGATTCGCGCCCGTCTGCGCATCGCCCAGCAGGCCCGGCCGGCGGAAGTCGATCAGGTCGTCGCCGCCTATGCCGCCATCGGCGTGACCGCCGACGTGCGCCGCTTCTTCGACGACATGCCGGAGCGGCTGCGCGCCGCACACCTGCTGATCTGCCGCTCCGGCGCCTCCACCGTGGCCGAGAACACGGTCGCCGGACGCCCGGCCCTGCTGGTCCCCTACCCCAGCGCCATCGACGATCACCAGACCGCCAACGCCCGTGCCATCGAGGCGGCGGACGGTGCCCTAGTTTTGCCGCAAGCCGACCTTAGGCCCGCGGACATCGCTGAGTTGCTCTCCGACCTGCTCGACGACACCGACCGGCTGTCCGCCATGACCGCTGCCGCCCGTGCCTATGGCCGGCCGAACGCGGTCGAGGATCTGGCGGCCCTGGTGCTGTCGACCGCCGGGCTGGTCGGGACGGCCGCAACCGGCGCTGCCGCCACACAAGCCCCCGCGACCCGGAGTGCCGCCGCATGA
- the mraY gene encoding phospho-N-acetylmuramoyl-pentapeptide-transferase, translating into MLYNLLAPFADQFQAFNLFRYLTFRTGGATMTALFIAFVMGPAVIRWLKSRQADGQPIREDGPESHLLTKKGTPTMGGLLILIALVVSTLLWANLSNLYVWATLMVTLGFGAIGFCDDWLKLTKKNTKGLPGKLKLAFQIAISTAAALAITSTFEEPLTFSLAVPFFKDLLLNLSWFFIPFAVFVMIGASNAVNLTDGLDGLAIVPVMIAGGVFALISYLVGNAVFANYLQIHHVPGTGELAVVCGALIGAGLGFLWFNAPPAMVFMGDTGSLSLGGALGAISVITKHELVLAIVGGLFVLETVSVIVQVASFKLTGKRVFRMAPLHHHFEKKGWQEPTIVIRFWIIAIILALVGLSTLKLR; encoded by the coding sequence ATGCTGTACAACCTTCTCGCTCCCTTCGCCGACCAGTTCCAGGCCTTCAACCTGTTCCGCTATCTGACATTCCGCACCGGCGGGGCGACGATGACGGCGCTGTTCATCGCCTTCGTGATGGGGCCGGCCGTCATCCGCTGGCTCAAGAGCCGGCAGGCCGACGGGCAGCCGATCCGCGAGGACGGTCCGGAAAGCCACCTGCTGACCAAGAAGGGCACGCCGACCATGGGCGGCCTGCTGATCCTGATCGCGCTGGTGGTGTCCACCCTGCTCTGGGCGAACCTGTCGAACCTGTATGTCTGGGCGACCCTGATGGTGACCCTGGGCTTCGGCGCGATCGGCTTCTGCGACGACTGGCTGAAGCTGACCAAGAAGAACACCAAGGGCCTGCCGGGCAAGCTGAAGCTCGCCTTCCAGATCGCCATCTCCACGGCGGCGGCGCTGGCCATCACCTCGACCTTCGAGGAGCCGCTGACCTTCAGCCTGGCGGTGCCGTTCTTCAAGGACCTGCTGCTGAACCTGAGCTGGTTCTTCATCCCCTTCGCGGTGTTCGTGATGATCGGCGCGTCGAACGCGGTGAACCTGACCGACGGGCTCGACGGGCTGGCGATCGTGCCGGTGATGATCGCCGGCGGGGTGTTCGCGCTGATCTCCTACCTGGTCGGCAACGCGGTCTTCGCCAACTACCTGCAGATCCACCACGTGCCGGGCACCGGCGAGCTGGCCGTCGTCTGCGGCGCGCTGATCGGCGCCGGTCTCGGCTTCCTGTGGTTCAACGCCCCGCCGGCCATGGTGTTCATGGGCGACACCGGCTCCCTGTCCCTGGGCGGCGCGCTCGGCGCCATCAGCGTGATCACCAAGCACGAGCTGGTGCTGGCCATCGTCGGCGGCCTGTTCGTGCTGGAGACGGTCTCGGTGATCGTCCAGGTCGCCTCGTTCAAACTGACCGGCAAGCGCGTCTTCCGCATGGCGCCGCTGCACCACCACTTCGAAAAGAAGGGCTGGCAGGAGCCCACCATCGTCATCCGGTTCTGGATCATCGCCATCATCCTGGCGCTGGTCGGCCTGTCCACGCTGAAGCTGAGGTAG
- the murB gene encoding UDP-N-acetylmuramate dehydrogenase produces MSKLIDRLPELRGEYREDAPLAPLTWFKVGGPAEVLYRPADEADLMDFLAGKPGDVPVTVIGVGSNLLVRSGGLDGVVVRLGKPFAQIAIDGERVTAGAAALDVTVAATAQKAGLTGLEFLSGIPGSIGGAIRMNAGAYGSEVRDALISARALDPLGHAHTLTADDLGLAYRHSELPEDWIVTSATFRARPGDPETIAQTMRDIRDAREDTQPRRVRTGGSTFANPDGGKAWKLIDEAGCRGLRIGDAMVSELHCNFLLNMGDATAEEIETLGEEVRRRVQETSGVELRWEIRRIGKPTNTGEQA; encoded by the coding sequence ATGAGCAAACTCATCGACCGACTGCCCGAGCTGCGCGGCGAGTACCGCGAGGACGCGCCGCTGGCTCCGCTGACCTGGTTCAAGGTCGGCGGCCCGGCCGAGGTGCTGTACCGGCCGGCGGACGAGGCCGACCTGATGGACTTCCTCGCCGGCAAGCCGGGCGACGTCCCGGTCACGGTGATCGGCGTCGGCTCGAACCTGCTGGTGCGGTCCGGCGGACTCGACGGCGTGGTCGTGCGCCTGGGCAAGCCTTTCGCGCAGATCGCCATCGACGGCGAGCGGGTCACCGCCGGCGCCGCCGCTCTGGACGTGACCGTCGCCGCCACCGCGCAGAAGGCCGGGCTGACCGGTCTGGAGTTCCTGTCGGGCATCCCCGGCTCCATCGGCGGCGCGATCCGCATGAATGCCGGCGCCTATGGCAGCGAGGTCCGCGATGCGCTGATCTCCGCCCGCGCCCTGGACCCGCTCGGCCATGCCCATACCCTCACCGCCGACGACCTGGGCCTTGCCTACCGGCACAGCGAGCTGCCGGAGGACTGGATCGTCACCAGCGCCACGTTCCGGGCCCGCCCGGGCGATCCGGAGACCATCGCCCAGACCATGCGCGACATCCGCGACGCCCGCGAGGACACCCAGCCGCGCCGGGTGCGCACCGGTGGGTCGACCTTCGCCAATCCGGACGGCGGCAAGGCCTGGAAACTGATCGACGAAGCCGGCTGCCGCGGACTGCGGATCGGCGATGCCATGGTGTCGGAGCTGCACTGCAACTTCCTGCTCAACATGGGCGACGCCACCGCCGAGGAGATCGAGACCCTGGGCGAGGAAGTCCGTCGCCGGGTCCAGGAGACCAGCGGCGTCGAGCTGCGTTGGGAGATCCGCCGCATCGGCAAGCCGACCAACACGGGAGAGCAGGCATGA
- the ftsA gene encoding cell division protein FtsA, producing the protein MRKPLGKTRSGLVAALDIGSSKVCCFVAKIGDPPSNPLLAGAGLPSGSIRVAGIGHQVSRGVKAGRITDVDQLEASILNAVHAAEKMAGAELRSVMVNISGGWPASQTVGVEVSVAGHEVGDSDLRRVLDQWRHLENLDGQDLIHSIPVGFTIDGTNGIRDPRGMFGETLGAHMHVVTANSGAVRTLSTVLERCHLDMDALVVSPYASGLSCLVDDEMDLGVTVIDMGGGTTSFAVFFDGNVVYTDCIPVGGHHVTNDIARGFSTPILAAERIKTLYGSALPSPLDDQETIDVPPIGEEDHVQPNHVSKSLLVGIIRPRLEETFELVRSRLEASGFDKIAGRRVVLTGGASQLPGARELAQLILDKQVRMGRPIRVQGLAEAAGGPAFSTCAGLLVYAANPHLDAPRLAPAPQTESAGLFGRVGSWLKEHF; encoded by the coding sequence GTGAGAAAGCCCCTGGGCAAAACACGAAGCGGATTGGTCGCCGCCCTCGACATCGGGTCGAGCAAGGTGTGCTGTTTCGTTGCCAAGATCGGCGACCCACCGTCGAACCCGCTCCTGGCGGGGGCTGGGCTGCCGTCGGGCTCGATCCGCGTGGCCGGCATCGGCCACCAGGTCAGCCGCGGCGTGAAGGCCGGCCGCATCACCGATGTCGACCAGCTCGAGGCCTCGATCCTGAACGCCGTGCACGCGGCCGAGAAGATGGCCGGCGCCGAACTGCGCTCCGTAATGGTGAACATCTCCGGCGGCTGGCCCGCCTCGCAGACGGTGGGGGTGGAAGTCTCCGTCGCCGGTCACGAGGTCGGCGACAGCGACCTGCGCCGGGTGCTCGACCAGTGGCGCCATCTGGAGAACCTCGACGGCCAGGACCTGATCCACTCGATCCCGGTGGGCTTCACCATCGACGGCACCAACGGCATCCGCGATCCGCGCGGCATGTTCGGCGAGACCCTGGGTGCGCACATGCACGTGGTCACCGCCAACAGCGGCGCCGTGCGGACCCTCTCCACGGTGCTGGAGCGCTGCCACCTGGACATGGACGCGCTGGTCGTCTCGCCCTACGCCTCGGGCCTGTCCTGCCTGGTCGACGACGAGATGGATCTGGGCGTCACCGTGATCGACATGGGCGGCGGCACCACCAGCTTCGCCGTCTTCTTCGACGGCAACGTGGTCTATACCGACTGCATCCCGGTCGGCGGCCACCACGTGACCAACGACATCGCCCGCGGGTTCTCCACCCCGATCCTCGCCGCCGAGCGGATCAAGACGCTGTACGGCAGCGCCCTGCCCTCGCCGCTCGACGATCAGGAGACCATCGACGTCCCGCCGATCGGCGAGGAGGACCACGTCCAACCCAATCACGTCTCCAAGTCGCTGCTGGTCGGGATCATCCGTCCGCGGCTGGAGGAGACCTTCGAACTTGTCCGTTCTCGGCTGGAAGCCAGCGGGTTCGACAAGATCGCCGGCCGGCGCGTCGTGCTGACCGGCGGTGCAAGCCAGCTGCCGGGCGCGCGTGAGCTCGCCCAGCTCATCCTCGACAAGCAGGTTCGCATGGGCCGGCCGATCCGCGTCCAGGGCCTCGCCGAGGCTGCGGGCGGGCCAGCCTTCTCGACCTGCGCCGGGCTGCTGGTCTACGCCGCCAATCCCCACCTCGACGCCCCCCGTCTGGCGCCTGCCCCGCAAACCGAGTCCGCCGGCCTCTTCGGCCGGGTCGGCTCGTGGCTGAAGGAGCATTTCTGA
- a CDS encoding cell division protein FtsQ/DivIB has product MRLLTPFSAAKKQPAKGKRGKATPARRHRPVPAWRGPLLRFGAAAVVIVGAGTAIGWTVQSGSFARAWANVTDGALQLTADAGLAIDDVLVSGRENTKPGALLEQVGVQRGTPILSVDLEATRERVLALPWVKDARVERRLPDTLHVTLVERRPIALWQRGRDFTLVDQDGVAIAGQDVRKFHDLPIVIGEEAPKRAAGALAMLSSEPELLQRVRALTWVSGRRWTVRLNNGMDVELPEVDPAGAWTHLASLAREHGVLERDVVTIDLRIPDQLIMRVTPAARERAASPGANT; this is encoded by the coding sequence ATGCGACTACTGACCCCCTTCTCCGCGGCGAAGAAGCAGCCGGCCAAGGGCAAGCGCGGCAAGGCGACCCCCGCCCGCCGTCATCGTCCGGTCCCGGCCTGGCGCGGCCCGCTGCTGCGCTTCGGCGCGGCCGCCGTGGTGATCGTCGGCGCCGGCACCGCCATCGGCTGGACCGTTCAGTCCGGCAGCTTCGCCCGCGCCTGGGCGAACGTGACCGACGGCGCGCTGCAGCTCACCGCCGACGCCGGCCTCGCCATCGACGACGTGCTGGTCTCCGGCCGCGAGAACACCAAGCCCGGCGCCCTGCTGGAGCAGGTCGGCGTCCAGCGCGGCACGCCGATCCTCAGCGTCGACCTGGAGGCCACCCGCGAGCGGGTCCTGGCCCTGCCCTGGGTCAAGGACGCCCGGGTCGAGCGCCGCCTGCCGGACACCCTGCATGTGACCCTGGTGGAGCGACGGCCGATCGCCCTGTGGCAGCGCGGCCGCGACTTCACCCTGGTGGATCAGGACGGCGTGGCGATCGCGGGACAGGACGTCCGCAAGTTCCACGACCTGCCGATCGTCATCGGCGAGGAGGCCCCGAAGCGGGCCGCCGGCGCGCTGGCCATGCTGTCGAGCGAGCCGGAACTGCTGCAGCGCGTGCGCGCCCTGACCTGGGTCAGCGGCCGGCGCTGGACCGTCCGGCTGAACAACGGGATGGACGTGGAACTGCCGGAGGTCGATCCGGCCGGCGCCTGGACCCACCTGGCCAGCCTGGCGCGCGAGCACGGCGTGCTGGAGCGCGACGTGGTGACCATCGACCTGCGCATTCCCGACCAGCTGATCATGCGGGTGACCCCGGCCGCGCGCGAGCGCGCCGCGTCCCCCGGCGCCAACACCTGA